The sequence below is a genomic window from Alphaproteobacteria bacterium.
GCTAAGCCTTTATTTGATGAGGTTTTTTCAAAGGCAAAAAAAAATAATGGACAAGCCCAATATGAACTAGGGATAATGTATATGAAGGGCGAAGGCGTTGCAAAAAACCTTGATGAAGCAAAGAAATGGCTAGAGGAAGCCAGGTACAATAACATTGTCCCTGCGAACGCCGCTTTAGAGCAACTAGGTGTGATAGAAAGAGAAAATCTACAACACTCTCAAGGCGCCAGTTCCCCTTCTCACGCCGCGACTCCAGCCCCAACAACAACACACGAAGCTTCGGCTGGATCTTTGCCTGCCGAAGGCTATGTGGGAACTGTTGAAGTTGCAGATCCAGAGAGAGGAGCTATTATTGGCAGCATTAAAAGTGCCAATAATGTTGAAAAAGCCTTTGATAGAGACTTTGCGGTCATTCCCGCAGATAAGCTTCATCGCGAACCAGTGAAGGTTGGGGACAAAATAGCTTTTTCAACCATTAAGAAAAACTTGTTCGTGTTTGACAAGGCTAATAGAGAAAATTCCTACATGATTCAAACTTATTCGAAACTCTAGGTCACCATAGCTAGATTACTTTAAGGATACGAGGCCCGAGGAAGACAATAGGGAGCATCTTCTTATAGAAACTTAGCTATAACCTCAGCCGCGCAAGTGCTGGGGCTTTCCTTATGCGGGTGCAATAGCTTTTTAATTTTCGCAAAGGCTTCTTTTTGTAGATCTCTTTTTCCTTTTGAATTTAAGAGCTTCAGAATTTCTTTGCTTAGGGTGTCCGCGTTACAATCTTGTTGCAGCAGTTCAGGAATCACAGCTTCGTCCAATAAAATATTAATCATACAGGCGTATTTGATCTTAATAAATCTTCGGGCAATCCACTCGGTTAACTTAGAAACCTTATAGGTCATGACTGTGGGAACGTTTGCTAATGCCAACTCTAAAGTCACCGTGCCAGAGGCTGCCAAAGCCAAAGAACTTGCCGCATAAGCATTTTTTTTATCTTCTTGGTCTATTATAAAAATAGTTTCCGCTGAGGTATTCCATATATTCTGCAGATAATCACTTAGATCTGGTAACGTTGGGACCACGATTCGAAGATCTGGCAACTTTTGTGCCAGAATCTCTGCTGTCTTTAAAAACACAGGCACATGATGATATAGTTCAGAGGACCGACTGCCCGGCAGAAATAGCAAAACAGGGCTCTTTTCAGGAATATGATATTTGTCCCGAAACTTGGCTCCCTCCCCCTGATCCAATCCTATTTCCACCAAGGGATGTCCCACGCAGGTTGTAGGCAGCCCATACTTTTCAAAGTATGGGGGTTCAAACTGAAACAGGGTCAATAAATGGGTCACAAAATGGGAAATTTTTTCCGCCCGCCACTGCTTCCAAGCCCACACAGTTGGCGCCACAAAATGCACCAAGGGAATCCCTAAGGGCTTAATCTTTTGTCCCAACCGAAAATTGAATCCTGGAAAATCGATGGTCACGACCACGTCAGGCTTAGTATGTTTGATGGTCTTGTAAACTGTATTAATGTACCCCAAAAGTTTTGGTATTTTTGTGACTATTTCCACAATACCCATAGCGGATAGTGCTGACAGAGGAATAAGCGTTTCAAGCCCCTCTGCTGCCATCTGCGCCCCCCCTACCCCATGAAACTGTAGGTCTTGTTTAGATCTGCGCTTTAAAGCTTTCATAAGCTGAGCCCCCAAAAAATCACCTGAGGGCTCCCCCGCTATAAGGAAAATTTTCAGCTTCTTTTTCATTCCACGCCAAATAAGAACAGACCCAACCCATTCGCCAGTTCAATGCATTGGTGTTGGTGCAAAATAAGGCCTTTTCCTTTTTCAAGAGCAATACCCCTAAGACCAGCCTCAGCCGCTGATTTCACTGTATCAGGTCCAATGGTCGGCAAATCAACCCGCAATTCCTGATGAGGCTTGGAAACCTTAACCAATACCCCTGCATTTTTATGGTGTTTTAAAGATTTTGTCCGGCACAATAATTGTTCGGTGCCTTCTGTCCCCTCAACAGACAACACAACCCCGTCTTCCACAATAACGGCCTGACCAATGTCTTGTCCGCCTAAAGCTTTGGCCACCTGAAATCCCTTTTGAATGTCTTGTAAATCTTCAGCTGTAGGGCTTACACGCCCTAAAACCCCTTTGGGCATTAGGATAGAGCCTAAAACATCATGAGCCCCCACAATTTCGAAGCCCTCTTTTTCAAACTGTTGAATCAAGCCTTTAAAAAGACCATCATCCCCGAAAGCTTTCATGCCAATTTTAGCAATCCATTTCAAGGCTTGCGCGTCCATTTTCAGGGTTTTGAAAGAAGGGCGCTTTACAGCCCCCGCAAATACAAGTTGGGAAATCTTTTTGTCTTTTAGAAGCGTTAATAAAGATCCTATCTGACCCAAGGCATTCCAGTGGTGGGGATGGTTTTCCACCCATTCAGGGGCCGCACAGCCTTCAATGGCAATAACATAATACCCCCGCCCCTCTTTCTGGCAGAATTCTGCCAAGGTTTTGGGAAGATCGCCCCCGCCTGCAATGATGCCCAGGGTCTTTTTCATTTACGGTAAACACAAGGGGCGAATACCCCCATTATTTTTTCTTAAAAAGGCAATAATTTCCATAACTTCTGCCTCTTCAGAAAACATTTCTTGCACATCATCCATACGCTCTAACAAGGTGCCCTCATTGGCAAATAAAAGGCGGTAAGCTGTTCTTAATGCGTGAATAGTGGTTCTGGAAAGATCTCGACGTTTCAGTCCCACCAGGTTAAGCCCTGAAAGCCGGGCTCTGTTTCCCATAACGGATCCATAAGGAACCACGTGCCCCTCAACCCCCGAAAGGCCCCCAATAATGCAGCCGTGCCCCAACTCAACGTATTGGTGAATGCCGCTAAGCCCCCCAATGATCGCAAAATCTCCCACAATGACGTGCCCGCCAAGGGTTGCATTATTCGCCATGGTCACATTGTTGCCAACCTGACAATCATGGCCGATATGACAGGCCACCATAACCATACAGTTATTTCCGATACGGGTAATGCCGCCCCCCTTAGGAGTACCTGGGTGAACAGTCACATATTCGCGAATAAGATTATTAGTGCCGATTTCAATTTTTGTATCTACTTCCTGAAAACCCGTAACTTGGGGCATATACCCAAGGCAAGCAAAAGAGAAAATCTTTGTGTTTTCCCCCACACGCGTGTGACCTGTGACAATGGCATGGGGGAATATTTCCACCCCATCTTCCAAAACCACATGGGAACCAATTTGAGCATAAGCGCCAATCTTGACGTTTTTGCCTAAAACAGCCCCTTTATCAACGATTGCTGTGGGGTGAACTTGAGATGTCATATTAGTTGCTTTCCGGTTTATTCATAATGATGGCCGAAAAAATGGACTCAGCCACCAGTATGTCGCCCACATAAACTTTTCCTGAAAATTTCCAGATAGGATCCCTCGCCTTATCTTTTTTCACGCATATTTTCATAGTGTCCCCTGGAACAACCGGCTTGCGGAAGCGAGCTTCGTCAATTGACATGAAATAAACCAGCTGATTAGCGGCCGTTTTGCCTGTGGACTTCATCACCAGAATACCCGCCGTTTGGGCCATGGCTTCAACAATCAACACTCCCGGCATAACGGGGTGACCTGGAAAATGCCCCTGAAAAAACCATTCATTCATGGTCACATTTTTGATGCCCACAGCTTCTTCATGCAAAGTATATTCCACAATTTTATCAACCAAAAGCATGGGAAAACGATGGGGAATTAATTTTTCAATTTCCTGAATTGTAATAGATGTCGACATTATTCTTCTCTCTTCTTAATAAGTTTATTTAGCAAAAATATTTGCCTATGCCAATCCCTAATGGGTACAGCGGGGCTACCCCCCACGATAATACCATCTTCAAGATTTCTTGAAACACCACTTTGGGCAGCAACCTTTACACCTTTACCTATTTTTAGATGATCTGCAACCCCCACTTGACCAGCGAGCATACTGTGGTCTCCAACAGTTGTGCTTCCAGCAATGCCCACTTGTGACACAATGACGCAGCCTTTGCCCAAAACAACATTGTGAGCAATTTGAACCAAGTTATCAATCCGACACCAGGCCCCAATAACTGTATTGCTAAGAACGCCTCGGTCAATGGTGGTGTTTGCCCCTATTCTGACGTGGTCTTCAATCACTACGCAGCCTAAATGAGGCATATCAATGCGCTTATCTTTATCCACAATAAACCCAAATCCAGGCTGCCCTATAGCAGCGCCGGGGTGAATGCTTACATGATGCCCCATAAGAGTATTCGAAATGGTCACATTAGCGTGAATATTGCAGTAATCACCGATTTCCACACCGTCGCCAATCAAGACATTGGGGCCAATTTTTGTGTGAGCCCCGATTTTTGCCCCTTTCCCAATCTGGGCAGATGCGTGCACTTGAGCGGTGGAATCCACATGGGCAGCCCCCTTAGTCAGGACACAATCTTGAAAATCTGGATAAAAAATTTGGGCAATAAGAACATGGGCCAAATGGGCATCTGGAACCTCAATAACGTTTTGATAGTCAGCACAGGCTACAAGATCTTTTGAAACCAAACAAGCTGAGGCCTTCGACGCCTTCAACGTTTCAGCCGTTTGCTTTGAGTAAACAAAACTCAATTCCCCTTTTTCTGCCTGTTGAAGAGAGTCAATGTTGTGGATTTGAATTTCACCTAATTTTTTATCTACAGCCTCAATCCCAATTTTTTCCAGCAAAACCTTTAAAGAAAAAGGGCCCTTTGGATGATAAAATTTTGATAAAGCCATTAGATTACTATTCCTTCACAAAAACGGGTAGCTCAACTGATGATAGCACCTTCATTAGATCATCTGTCAAATCAATTGAAGAATCCACAAACAATGTTTTATCTTTGGGCACAATAAGATGAATCTTATGTTCTTTGGCGAAAATCTTAATTTTTTCGTTTACTTCTTTATGGAATTTTTCCAGACTTTCCCGGTGAAAAGTGTTGAGCATCTCTTGATAGGCTTCTGCTTCTTTTTGAACTTGTAGAACTTTATCGCTAAAAACTTCTCTTCGTTTCTCTAAATCAATCGACTTCTGTTTGTCGGCTCCATCAAGGCGCTCCTGCAGATCGACAATAGATTGATGCTCGGCCCTTAGCTTTTGTTCTTTTTCTTGAAACTCTTTTTGATAGGCTTGAAAGGTGTCGTTCAGATTCTTTTTAAAAATTTGCATGCCTGGCAAATCTGTCAAGATTTTATCCCAATCCACCACAGCCACCTGGGAAAATTGAACTGTTGTTTTCTCAGAATGGTGCCACAGGAAACCTACCACCCCTAAAAGGACAAGGCTTGCAAGCGCTAGATAAGATTTTTGCCGCACTAGAACCTTCCTGTACCAAAGTTCAGCAAGATGACGCTGGTTTTATCCCCCGGCTTTTTGACGATGGGGAAACCAAAGTCGAGACGAATAAGACCAAAAGGGCTAGCCCAAGAAAGCCCAAATCCTGAGGCCATACGAAGAGCTTTATAGTTATAGGTGCTGTTGCTTGCGGCTAACTTTGTATCCCATGCGGTTCCCATGTCTAAGAAAACTTCCCCTTTCAGGCCTATTTCTTTCGAAGCCCCCAAGGGGAATGTTCCCTGGAACGAAGTTGTAAACATGCGGTCACCACCCAAAGAGTCGGCATTTCCGCCAATTGCACGAGGGCCCACACCGGCAAATTCAAACCCGCGCAGCGATGTTCCGCCCAAAACGAACTTGTCCACGATACGCAGTTGTTGGCCGCCCAAAGGCTGAATGGCCCCAACTTCAGACTCCGCACTTAACGTCAAATCATCAAATAATGTGTGATAATAGGCACCCCCTACAGTGTTTTTGAAATACTTCACGTTACCGCCAACACCCGCAACA
It includes:
- the lpxB gene encoding lipid-A-disaccharide synthase, which codes for MKKKLKIFLIAGEPSGDFLGAQLMKALKRRSKQDLQFHGVGGAQMAAEGLETLIPLSALSAMGIVEIVTKIPKLLGYINTVYKTIKHTKPDVVVTIDFPGFNFRLGQKIKPLGIPLVHFVAPTVWAWKQWRAEKISHFVTHLLTLFQFEPPYFEKYGLPTTCVGHPLVEIGLDQGEGAKFRDKYHIPEKSPVLLFLPGSRSSELYHHVPVFLKTAEILAQKLPDLRIVVPTLPDLSDYLQNIWNTSAETIFIIDQEDKKNAYAASSLALAASGTVTLELALANVPTVMTYKVSKLTEWIARRFIKIKYACMINILLDEAVIPELLQQDCNADTLSKEILKLLNSKGKRDLQKEAFAKIKKLLHPHKESPSTCAAEVIAKFL
- the lpxI gene encoding UDP-2,3-diacylglucosamine diphosphatase LpxI (LpxI, functionally equivalent to LpxH, replaces it in LPS biosynthesis in a minority of bacteria.) gives rise to the protein MKKTLGIIAGGGDLPKTLAEFCQKEGRGYYVIAIEGCAAPEWVENHPHHWNALGQIGSLLTLLKDKKISQLVFAGAVKRPSFKTLKMDAQALKWIAKIGMKAFGDDGLFKGLIQQFEKEGFEIVGAHDVLGSILMPKGVLGRVSPTAEDLQDIQKGFQVAKALGGQDIGQAVIVEDGVVLSVEGTEGTEQLLCRTKSLKHHKNAGVLVKVSKPHQELRVDLPTIGPDTVKSAAEAGLRGIALEKGKGLILHQHQCIELANGLGLFLFGVE
- the lpxA gene encoding acyl-ACP--UDP-N-acetylglucosamine O-acyltransferase, with protein sequence MTSQVHPTAIVDKGAVLGKNVKIGAYAQIGSHVVLEDGVEIFPHAIVTGHTRVGENTKIFSFACLGYMPQVTGFQEVDTKIEIGTNNLIREYVTVHPGTPKGGGITRIGNNCMVMVACHIGHDCQVGNNVTMANNATLGGHVIVGDFAIIGGLSGIHQYVELGHGCIIGGLSGVEGHVVPYGSVMGNRARLSGLNLVGLKRRDLSRTTIHALRTAYRLLFANEGTLLERMDDVQEMFSEEAEVMEIIAFLRKNNGGIRPLCLP
- the fabZ gene encoding 3-hydroxyacyl-ACP dehydratase FabZ is translated as MSTSITIQEIEKLIPHRFPMLLVDKIVEYTLHEEAVGIKNVTMNEWFFQGHFPGHPVMPGVLIVEAMAQTAGILVMKSTGKTAANQLVYFMSIDEARFRKPVVPGDTMKICVKKDKARDPIWKFSGKVYVGDILVAESIFSAIIMNKPESN
- the lpxD gene encoding UDP-3-O-(3-hydroxymyristoyl)glucosamine N-acyltransferase translates to MALSKFYHPKGPFSLKVLLEKIGIEAVDKKLGEIQIHNIDSLQQAEKGELSFVYSKQTAETLKASKASACLVSKDLVACADYQNVIEVPDAHLAHVLIAQIFYPDFQDCVLTKGAAHVDSTAQVHASAQIGKGAKIGAHTKIGPNVLIGDGVEIGDYCNIHANVTISNTLMGHHVSIHPGAAIGQPGFGFIVDKDKRIDMPHLGCVVIEDHVRIGANTTIDRGVLSNTVIGAWCRIDNLVQIAHNVVLGKGCVIVSQVGIAGSTTVGDHSMLAGQVGVADHLKIGKGVKVAAQSGVSRNLEDGIIVGGSPAVPIRDWHRQIFLLNKLIKKREE
- a CDS encoding OmpH family outer membrane protein, which translates into the protein MRQKSYLALASLVLLGVVGFLWHHSEKTTVQFSQVAVVDWDKILTDLPGMQIFKKNLNDTFQAYQKEFQEKEQKLRAEHQSIVDLQERLDGADKQKSIDLEKRREVFSDKVLQVQKEAEAYQEMLNTFHRESLEKFHKEVNEKIKIFAKEHKIHLIVPKDKTLFVDSSIDLTDDLMKVLSSVELPVFVKE